The Apium graveolens cultivar Ventura chromosome 3, ASM990537v1, whole genome shotgun sequence sequence TCGCGCGGGTATTCATGTACATCTTTTGCAAAAAAAAAAGTAATTTATGGCCCTCGCCCCGGCAGCCCTTGGTTATTGAATTTTTGGACCATTCGCAATGGCGAATCGTTTCTCTAAATAAAGCCAGAGTTTTCTAGCTTCATCATGATAAGGTATTGAAGAAACAACTTTCGGATCCATGGTTCTCAGAATACATGAGACAATCATTGAATTCACCGTTCCCCAGTCAAGTTGCTTCCTCTCTTCAGACTCGTTGATAGTTCCGGCAACGAACCCGAATTTTCGGCGAGATCTCAGAGCAAGAATAATGGCCCTGGACCATGCTACGTAGTTGTCTCCTTTTAGAATTCATGAATAATAGTGTTACCTGGTTGATCACCAGACCTAAGATAGAAAGGTCGGTTCGATCTTTCCCTCTAATTCTGTCATAACTACAAAACTAGAAGAAAGTATGTTAATGGTATTGATGAAAATTTATATACTTGGGTTTGTTTAGGCGGCTAGGCTATAATACCATGTTGAGAAACCGGTAACTCTGAAATCTTAAGGTGtttccaggatcttatattaGTATTTCAACACAAGGCGCGTCCATTTTCGGGTTTCAGTTCATTTTTGTTCTATTTTCATCAGTTTAAACTTAAAGTAAAAGAAGTCtgtaaaaacataaaatttaGTTGGGTGTCGAGGGGTAAATGATCAAGGTCACAGTGGAGGACTTGCTTTCCCGTGGAAAAATGATGGGGGCATCGATGTTAAGGATGTTGGATGTTAAGGATGTTAAGGATTTTTGAAGATGAAAATGAACAAGTAGGAAGGGAGGGAAAAGAGACCGAGAATCATGAGAGATAATAAAAATTGACAGCTTTTGCATTCTTATTAGACCATATAGAGCAAAATTCGCAAGGGGGAGTTCACGGCTAAGAGTGGCTATAGGACGTTCCAAGGTGAATTGGAATGTCCAGATGCTAGGCTCTGGAAATGTGTTTGAAACTCAAAACTCCCAAGAACTGTGTAGATATGCAACTGTTTGTGACTGTAGATTTACTTAACACTTTGACGAAGTATTAGTTGTTTTTGCTTTTCAATCTGCGAATTATTTAGTCCATTTGTTAGCAATGGCCGCTTGTTCTATGTCAGGTCCGGCTTCATACTGCTCCTAATGTTATTTCGGAGAAGTATTAATAAATGCAGGTATATCTTttcaaaaaacaaaaaaaacatgCTGAGGTGTACAAAATTTTAGTTCACAAGCCAATACAGATCCATTTAGTTCTGTCATTTTTGAATTTTTTCTCTATTTTCATACTGTGAATCAAGTCGGGCACTGGCCGTATTTCTTGTCAGTGTCCACCTCCAGCCACCAGACCTCACTGGTGCACCAGATAATGTATCTAATGTTTGCATTGTACTTGAGTAATGTTGATCAGTGGCCTGGAGCTGGAAGTACAGCAAGGCCTTCACACTTCATAATCGATATCGCATTCCGTATGAACAATGAACAATCTCATAAGATGCAATAGGCTGCATACAGATAATTAAAGGATATCCATGTTCTGGCAATTGAGGGGAATCCATACCCAAAAGACAAGAGCAGAAGTCCAATTCCAGTTACTAGTTTAAAATCTTGAATCAACAGAATATATATAGCGCAACCAACAAATTATAATCTTCATCTATATTATGGCAAAAAGAATCTGGTCAATAATAATCTTGTTTTCTCTCAAATTTCTGAAACCAACAAACTTATGAAAAAAAACATATAACATAAAATCTCAATGATGTGCCAATACGAGTAGGTTCTTCAATCTAGCTTCACGGATGAAAATAAGTAATGGACAAACCAGAATGAAGAAAGAAACCCAACTGTGCCAGTTGCCAGCATGATTGCTAGAACCATGAAGAGAGAGTAACCCAAGTAAAGAGTTGCCGAGACAGGTCCATTCAAACTCTTGAGATCAAAAACAAGATAGTTGATGGAGTACAAGAAGATATAGATTGCAACAGAACCAGAAGCAAAGAATGACTTCCACCACCATTTGTAGTCCTCCACGCAAAGGTGCATGTACGTCAGAACAAGTGACACTTCGGCACAAACCACCACAAGAAGGATCAAAACAACAAAAAGGAATCCAAAAACGTAATATACTCGGCCCATCCAGATACTGGACATGATGAAGAAAAGTTCAATGAAAAGTGTGCCAAATGGGAGGGTGCCAGCCCCAAGAACTAAAAGCCAAGATGGATAATTTTGAGCAGGAATTTCTCTGGGAATCTGGTTGGTCCGAACTGGGTATTCAATATGAGGTGCCTTTGCCCCGAAATAACCCCCAACTAAGGTAAGGGGAACGGAGATGCAGAACCAGAGCAAAATGAGAACTATAAACAGAGAAAAGGGAATGGCTCCTGTGCTATGACTACCCCACAGTAGGAAATTTAGAGTGGTCAGAATTAGAAAGGCAATACCAGGGAAGAAACATGCAACCCGCCAAGCGACAGAAACCCACCCTTTTTGGTTTCCACAGAAGATTGTCCTCCACAAGCGGACAGCCACATAACCAGCTGCAATTCCAAGAAACATGTAAAAGAATAGCATACCTGTGAGCAGTGTTCCTCGAGAAGCAGGGGACATAAATCCAAGGGCTGCAAACAAAATTGTCACGACTGCCATTCCAAGAATCTGAACTCCATCTCCTACCATAACACACAACAATGTAGGGTTGCTTGGAGCTCGGAAAACATCTGCCACAACAAGTTTCCAACCTGACAGCTCTTCATTCATTTGGGCTTGAGCTTCTTTGTCAAGCTCCTCATAACGAGTTAGATCCCTCCTTACAgttctcaagaaaatcacaaggACAATTCCAGCCAAGAATATGATTACCATAAGGGAGTTAAGAATGGAAAACCAATGGACTTTTGCCCCTTCCATCTTCAGATAAGCGTCCCATCTAGATGGCCATTTGATATCACTCTCTACGAATGAGACCTCATAGCTAAAAGCTATTGGCTCATTCTCATTAATAGACATTGCCACAGTAGTAGGTTCACAATTGATTGCGGATGGGTATTTACTGTAGGTTTTCAACTTCTTCACTGACTCGGCATTGTGCTGGATACTGCAAGGAATCACTTCGAATCCGACAACCATGTAACCCGGAATCCCTGGCCCAGAGTTTCCAACAGTAGGGATCATTTCAGCAGCATCACCAGTACCCATAACACCAGCCACATTGGTTTCCTCATACTTGTGAACAAGAACCGTAAACTTCAAATGATTAAAAACATAATACTTATCTTGAACCTTGATCCCAACCGGATACCCAGTCCACCTCAAGTAAAAACCCTCTTTCTTAGTATACCTAATAGCAGGCAAATTATCAAGAATCACATTAACCTGATACATTTCATCAATCCTCTTCTTCATCAGCCTAAACTCCTCATTCGACAAAGGCTTAGTCTGACATAAAAAAATCTCCGACTCATTCGTATTCATCTTAAACCTATACGGAGAATTCTCAATCCTATCACCAACCAACAGCTCACCTAAATTCTCCGCACTGTCCTTAACACCTTCCTCCGGCTTACAGAAAGGCAAACTATAATAACTAAACGGAATCTCAGTCTCAACTGAAGTAATCGAATTAACCTTAACCGATAACGGATCACCAACAACGTACTTATGAGGGTAACTACCCGGAAGATAAAAGCCATGACCCAATTGAGATATCAAACAGATAAACAATACCCAGATCTTAATTTCTTCATAAAATGCCATCTTAAATTAGTACTGAATAACTGGATAATTTCTTATCAGATCTGTAAAACCCAGTTTAAAAACCAAGAAAATTAAATCATTAATCTAAAAATGTCAAATGCGAGCATGCTAAATAAAACACAATAAATTCTAAAAACAGTAAATCAATTTAGATCATTCAAGATTTCAATTAAAGTATCATGTACAACATGCTAAGAGACATAAGAACAAGATATAATGAACGCAACAAATGTAAAGATTTAACAAGATACATATATTATCAAATttgtaataaaattaataaaagaGAGACAGTGAAGTGAAGATTGAACAAAccttgaagtagatgttgtaacATACGAGAGATTTGTGAAAATGTAATAGCTGCTCTTGTCTGAAGACTAAAAAAAATGCAGAAAATATTTATACCGTCGGTGACTTTTGAACTAAAAATGTGGAAAAAGACTAGAATGACCCTGCTTATTACAACAACCGCTATTGTCACGCTTCCTTCGTGTggattttacatgtttattgtaTTGGTGCTTCTTTTACTTTTTGTAAATTGCAAGTATTGTTATCGTGAGAAATACTTTTTACTTTTTAATTTATCAAATTTATTATTACTTTTGGATTACTTTTGGATTTATGTGATAAACTTTTTGTACTTATTTTAAAAAACATTTAATAGATTTAATACATTTAATAGATTTAAATATGTGTAATAGTCAAGGCAAGATGTCAAGTATAAAATATAAGTATCACACCCATTAGAGTGtttatattttgaatttaatGATATTGTATAAAATGATATTATGAAAAAATGTATACTAATAAAGATATTCGATATCTAAAAGATATTCGagatttaaatataaaattgatgAGTAAGGATActatttttttttgctaaataagtAAGGatactactccctccgtccctcccaattgttatcgtttctggaagagtgtccgacacgcattttaagatgaatagaaaatatagttctataattttttttttaaaaaaaatctgaataaaagtagaacttgttgataaACGTCAAGAGAAAAAAGATTGTTTTAATCATAAGATAGCCAATTCAAACTTATTAAAGCCATGGTTATACTGTGGCCCAAGTTACGATCATAGATTGTTGAAGTTGAAGCCTAATCTAGCGGATGCGAACTGTGAAAAGGATTATAGCAGTAGTGTCCATTGTGATGGAAGTTAGTGTTGTGGTAAATGAATCCATTACTCCATGGTTGGAACTTGGACATTTGAAAAAAATGTTGCGGGATCATTGAGACGCATAAGAAATGGTCGAGATGTTGGGGGAGTTTTGTtgtataataataaaattttattgtGAAAGTAGGGTGAGAGATAAGGGATAGTTTTGTTGTATAATAATATAAGTAGGGTGaaattaatagaaaattaatGGTCAGTGATAGTTTTCCGGATGCAGGTATGCCTTGAGAGCAGAGATGCACAAAAATTCCGGACCCGAAAATCTAGCCCATCCCGATCTGTTCAAAGTCTGGCCCGATCCGGTTAAAAATTCGGGTTTCGGCCAGGCCCGGTCTTTGGCCCGGCCCGATTAAAAACCCGAAAAATCCCGATTAAAATATAAGTATTCTAATATATTTCCTTATATATTTATGTATTCttatttactataaatataataatactttaaacacgtatattttttcatatttgTGACTAATAATactatttatatatttttttatcgtaggtagcccgtagccgctacccttcgagtgcgcactgggtaaaccctacgggctcacgcaatagcctgcaaaccacgtgaaccaagataaaccgcatttaagcgacaggctctggctcaggaggcataatcataaattctcctcctgtGGAATTCGAACTTGTGACCAAGAGTATAGTTATCCATTGTTTAATCAACTGAGTCAACCCTAGCGGGTTTTATATACTTTACTGTATGATTAATGAAAGAACATATAGTAAGTATACTGTATATATTTGGATAACATTTATAAAACgtattattctataaacatgttcATTTTTTgtagcacttaaatattttcaatgaagtagtgttttcataaaatat is a genomic window containing:
- the LOC141713615 gene encoding transmembrane 9 superfamily member 11, which translates into the protein MAFYEEIKIWVLFICLISQLGHGFYLPGSYPHKYVVGDPLSVKVNSITSVETEIPFSYYSLPFCKPEEGVKDSAENLGELLVGDRIENSPYRFKMNTNESEIFLCQTKPLSNEEFRLMKKRIDEMYQVNVILDNLPAIRYTKKEGFYLRWTGYPVGIKVQDKYYVFNHLKFTVLVHKYEETNVAGVMGTGDAAEMIPTVGNSGPGIPGYMVVGFEVIPCSIQHNAESVKKLKTYSKYPSAINCEPTTVAMSINENEPIAFSYEVSFVESDIKWPSRWDAYLKMEGAKVHWFSILNSLMVIIFLAGIVLVIFLRTVRRDLTRYEELDKEAQAQMNEELSGWKLVVADVFRAPSNPTLLCVMVGDGVQILGMAVVTILFAALGFMSPASRGTLLTGMLFFYMFLGIAAGYVAVRLWRTIFCGNQKGWVSVAWRVACFFPGIAFLILTTLNFLLWGSHSTGAIPFSLFIVLILLWFCISVPLTLVGGYFGAKAPHIEYPVRTNQIPREIPAQNYPSWLLVLGAGTLPFGTLFIELFFIMSSIWMGRVYYVFGFLFVVLILLVVVCAEVSLVLTYMHLCVEDYKWWWKSFFASGSVAIYIFLYSINYLVFDLKSLNGPVSATLYLGYSLFMVLAIMLATGTVGFLSSFWFVHYLFSSVKLD